The following are encoded together in the Anaerostipes caccae L1-92 genome:
- a CDS encoding L-lactate permease: protein MFIKFILALLPILWLMLALSGLKMPGYKACPISLAITLVLALLLWKMPLVDALTGTLEGAAMGIWPICLVIIAAIFTYNLTVHTKNMDLIKRMLTSVSRDKRILILIIAWGFGGFMEGMAGFGTAVAIPASILCGLGISPIFAATVCLVANATPTAFGSIGIPTITAASVSGLDPRGVAVAVVMQLAVLVVLTPFLMMIMTGGSVKGLKGIGMITLLSGLGFIIPEYLTAKFVGAELPAVIGSVCSMVITILAAKLLKKKEDPEYILKDLDDSEHSGSKPLGLKKAVLAWLPFLLILLFLLITSSLVPAVHDPLASVKSSVQIYTGAGAVPYTFTWLATPGVLIFLAALIGGKAQGASWKEIGMVLKDTLIQMSKTVLTIVSVLATAKVMGYSGMISDIAALIVAVTGSFYPLVAPLIGSIGTFVTGSATSSSVLFTGLQVQTAHTLGMNDVWLAAANTVGSTAGKIISPQSIAIAVAATGTVGKESSILNGSMKYFILFIVLYGVIAFLGLRFI from the coding sequence ATGTTCATAAAATTTATTTTGGCTTTGCTTCCTATCCTTTGGCTGATGCTTGCCTTAAGCGGCCTTAAAATGCCCGGATACAAAGCCTGTCCTATTTCACTTGCGATCACACTAGTTCTTGCACTGCTTCTTTGGAAAATGCCGCTTGTCGATGCTCTTACCGGAACTTTGGAAGGAGCGGCCATGGGAATCTGGCCGATCTGTCTCGTCATCATCGCGGCCATTTTCACTTACAACCTGACGGTACATACAAAAAATATGGATTTAATTAAACGGATGCTGACCAGCGTATCCAGAGACAAACGGATTCTGATCCTGATCATTGCATGGGGATTTGGAGGATTCATGGAAGGGATGGCCGGCTTTGGAACGGCAGTTGCGATTCCGGCCAGTATCTTATGCGGACTTGGTATCAGCCCGATCTTCGCTGCAACGGTCTGTCTGGTTGCCAATGCAACGCCTACGGCGTTCGGTTCGATCGGTATTCCGACAATCACGGCGGCTTCCGTGAGCGGCCTGGATCCCAGAGGCGTGGCAGTTGCCGTAGTTATGCAGCTTGCAGTCCTGGTAGTCCTGACACCGTTTCTGATGATGATCATGACAGGGGGATCTGTCAAAGGCCTGAAGGGGATCGGCATGATCACACTGCTCTCCGGACTGGGATTTATCATTCCGGAATACCTCACTGCAAAGTTTGTAGGCGCTGAACTCCCGGCGGTGATCGGCTCTGTATGCAGTATGGTCATTACAATCCTGGCGGCAAAGCTTTTAAAGAAAAAAGAAGACCCGGAATACATTTTGAAAGATCTTGATGACTCGGAGCATTCCGGCAGTAAGCCTCTTGGATTAAAAAAGGCAGTTCTCGCATGGCTTCCGTTTCTGCTGATCCTCCTGTTTCTCCTGATCACTTCCAGTCTCGTCCCTGCTGTCCACGATCCGCTGGCGAGCGTAAAGAGTTCTGTTCAGATCTATACAGGTGCCGGAGCCGTCCCATATACCTTTACATGGCTGGCAACACCGGGTGTCCTGATCTTCCTGGCAGCGCTGATCGGAGGAAAAGCACAGGGGGCATCCTGGAAAGAAATCGGAATGGTATTGAAAGACACCCTGATACAGATGTCCAAGACAGTGCTTACGATCGTATCCGTTCTGGCAACAGCAAAAGTCATGGGATACAGCGGGATGATCAGTGACATTGCAGCACTGATAGTGGCGGTCACCGGCTCTTTTTATCCATTGGTGGCACCGCTGATCGGTTCGATCGGAACCTTCGTGACAGGAAGTGCTACATCCTCAAGTGTCCTGTTCACCGGCCTGCAGGTCCAGACAGCCCATACACTTGGAATGAACGATGTCTGGCTGGCTGCGGCCAATACAGTAGGATCCACGGCGGGAAAGATCATCTCACCCCAGAGCATTGCCATTGCTGTGGCAGCCACGGGAACAGTGGGAAAAGAGAGCAGCATACTGAACGGGTCCATGAAATACTTCATTCTGTTTATCGTACTATACGGAGTGATCGCATTTTTGGGACTTAGATTTATTTAA
- the hisS gene encoding histidine--tRNA ligase, which yields MITQAPRGTKDWFGEEMQKRTYLENVFKDLCETYNIHEIITPVFEHTVLFQRSVGETTDVVQKEMYTFEDKGNRSITLKPEGTAGAIRAYLEHGMQNEPQPVKMFYITPAFRYEKPQSGRLRQHHQFGIEFVGAESPLAEVELITLVTTFINKIGLSDAKLHINSIGCSNCRKDYNEALLAYLHRHEDKLCPTCRERMEKNPLRVIDCKVPSCKEIIKDAPRTIDYLDEECREHFEELKSLLDSLNIPYEVDTGIVRGLDYYTKTVFEFVNGEGFTLCGGGRYDNLVHEIDGKASMPSVGFGMGVERILFFLEEEGAELPAGRPLNLYVGILGKEAKARAYEIVSGLRMEGFKVETDYLGRGVKAQMKYANKLRAQNTIIIGENELKENKGRLKNMESGEEIEISLDDIKNAL from the coding sequence ATGATAACACAAGCACCGAGAGGGACGAAGGACTGGTTCGGGGAGGAGATGCAGAAACGGACATATCTGGAGAATGTGTTCAAAGACCTGTGTGAGACATATAATATTCATGAAATCATTACCCCTGTTTTTGAGCATACCGTACTGTTTCAGCGAAGCGTGGGAGAGACAACGGATGTGGTCCAGAAAGAGATGTATACTTTTGAAGATAAAGGAAACCGGAGCATCACCTTAAAACCGGAGGGAACTGCGGGTGCCATCCGCGCTTATCTGGAACACGGAATGCAGAACGAACCACAGCCGGTAAAGATGTTTTATATTACCCCGGCTTTCCGATATGAAAAACCACAGAGCGGAAGACTCAGACAGCACCACCAGTTCGGGATTGAGTTTGTAGGGGCAGAAAGTCCTCTGGCAGAAGTGGAACTGATCACACTGGTAACAACGTTTATCAATAAGATTGGGCTCAGTGATGCGAAACTTCACATCAACAGCATCGGATGTTCAAACTGCAGAAAAGATTACAACGAAGCTCTTCTTGCATATCTTCACAGACATGAGGACAAACTTTGTCCAACCTGCCGGGAGAGGATGGAGAAGAATCCTCTGAGAGTCATCGACTGCAAGGTCCCTTCCTGCAAAGAGATTATCAAGGATGCACCGAGAACGATCGACTATCTGGACGAAGAGTGCAGAGAACATTTTGAAGAGCTGAAAAGCCTCCTGGACAGCCTGAATATCCCTTATGAAGTGGACACAGGGATTGTCCGCGGGCTCGATTATTATACAAAGACCGTGTTTGAGTTTGTAAACGGAGAAGGGTTTACTCTGTGCGGCGGAGGAAGATATGACAACTTAGTCCATGAGATCGACGGGAAAGCGTCTATGCCTTCGGTGGGATTCGGCATGGGAGTAGAGCGTATCTTATTTTTCCTCGAAGAGGAGGGAGCAGAACTTCCGGCGGGAAGACCACTGAACCTCTATGTGGGAATTCTCGGAAAAGAAGCTAAGGCAAGAGCCTATGAGATCGTTTCCGGTCTGCGCATGGAAGGATTTAAGGTGGAGACAGACTACCTTGGACGAGGAGTAAAGGCACAGATGAAATATGCAAATAAGCTCCGGGCACAAAACACGATCATTATTGGCGAGAATGAATTAAAAGAAAATAAAGGAAGACTGAAAAACATGGAATCCGGAGAAGAGATAGAAATCTCTTTGGACGATATAAAAAATGCATTATAA
- a CDS encoding HD-GYP domain-containing protein, which produces MPMKYESRDVETPIQVSLDDSIEHGIVVSNLAYNVGKELGLDEAVCYDLAVAGLLHDIGKVRLNFYMNEKEEQILAVDETRYLRMHSTIGHSILVEHGYDNIVLDAVLYHHEHYDGTGYPSNLKRDEIPLVGRIMHVCDIFGALIANRDYREGFSVETALEVMIEEVKNFDMKVFLAFQRVAFSKEMLRILEKSNLHDTDTIKGGTANDNTSTERDEGLVRGGDAETDISGECVQRPV; this is translated from the coding sequence ATGCCGATGAAATATGAATCCCGGGATGTAGAGACTCCGATTCAGGTCAGTCTGGACGATTCCATCGAACATGGGATCGTTGTGAGCAACCTCGCATATAACGTGGGAAAAGAATTAGGACTGGATGAGGCAGTCTGCTATGATCTGGCAGTGGCGGGCCTGCTGCATGACATCGGAAAAGTCCGGCTGAATTTTTACATGAATGAAAAGGAAGAACAGATTCTTGCAGTAGATGAGACACGCTACCTGCGCATGCATTCTACGATCGGCCATTCGATTCTGGTCGAACACGGCTATGATAATATTGTGCTGGATGCGGTTTTGTACCATCATGAACATTATGACGGCACAGGATATCCGAGCAATCTAAAGAGAGATGAGATCCCGCTGGTGGGCAGGATCATGCATGTCTGCGATATTTTTGGGGCCCTGATCGCCAACCGGGATTACCGGGAGGGATTCTCTGTAGAAACCGCTCTGGAAGTCATGATCGAGGAAGTAAAGAATTTTGACATGAAAGTGTTTCTCGCATTTCAGCGGGTTGCATTTTCGAAAGAAATGCTTAGAATATTAGAAAAGAGTAATCTGCACGATACAGATACAATAAAAGGAGGAACTGCGAATGATAACACAAGCACCGAGAGGGACGAAGGACTGGTTCGGGGAGGAGATGCAGAAACGGACATATCTGGAGAATGTGTTCAAAGACCTGTGTGA
- the hemZ gene encoding coproporphyrinogen dehydrogenase HemZ, whose protein sequence is MIGLIQNETLYEYDIRSLILAFCIGEKIELSSEGDDNSIYDFICRVFCDEEETLLELRTGESVISEKVRGDFRDKRNFKNSLKAALYRLLSCYFQKELPWGTLNGIRPTKLVFEDCLRGKSRADMQAKLCRDYLVSEEKADLCVSVGIKETELLKNITYESGYSLYVGIPFCPSTCLYCSFTSYPISAYREYADHYLDALIREIHYIGEQYRDREMISLYVGGGTPTTLSPEQLERLFGELKRCFDFGRVREITVEAGRPDSITAEKLSVLSENGVTRISINPQTMNNDTLRKIGRNHTAEDVADSFHAARKAGFDNINMDTICGLPGEGIRELETTFKALGELEPDSITVHALAIKRSAPLNQMRDQFSCGADDEMIRFAQRACFDLGMEPYYMYRQKNIPGNFENTGFSLEEKECLYNILIMEELHDIIAAGAGASSKIVGGRRNIQRVENLKDVRQYTERIEEMILRKDKLLKSMC, encoded by the coding sequence ATGATCGGACTGATTCAGAACGAAACCCTGTATGAATACGATATCAGAAGCCTGATTCTGGCATTCTGCATTGGAGAAAAGATAGAATTGTCTTCGGAAGGAGATGACAATTCTATCTATGATTTTATATGCAGGGTCTTCTGCGATGAGGAGGAAACACTTCTGGAACTGAGGACCGGGGAATCTGTCATTTCCGAGAAAGTCAGAGGAGACTTCAGGGACAAGAGGAACTTCAAAAACAGCCTGAAGGCGGCTCTGTACCGTCTGCTGTCCTGTTATTTTCAAAAAGAACTGCCCTGGGGAACATTAAACGGCATCCGTCCCACAAAGCTTGTGTTTGAGGACTGCCTGCGGGGGAAATCCAGGGCAGATATGCAAGCGAAACTGTGCCGGGATTATCTGGTCAGCGAAGAAAAGGCAGATCTTTGTGTATCTGTGGGAATAAAAGAGACAGAACTGCTGAAAAATATCACCTATGAAAGCGGATACAGTCTGTATGTGGGGATTCCGTTTTGTCCAAGCACATGCCTGTACTGTTCTTTTACGTCGTATCCGATTTCGGCATACAGGGAGTATGCAGATCATTACCTAGACGCCCTGATCCGGGAGATCCACTATATAGGAGAGCAGTACAGGGACAGGGAGATGATCAGCCTGTATGTGGGAGGGGGAACACCTACTACCCTTTCTCCAGAGCAGCTTGAGCGTCTGTTTGGAGAGCTTAAACGATGCTTTGATTTTGGCAGGGTCCGTGAGATTACGGTGGAGGCCGGAAGACCCGACAGCATCACCGCGGAAAAACTTTCCGTACTCTCGGAAAACGGAGTTACAAGGATCAGTATCAATCCCCAGACGATGAACAATGATACACTGAGAAAGATTGGGAGAAACCATACGGCGGAGGATGTGGCTGACAGCTTTCATGCTGCCAGAAAAGCAGGATTTGACAACATTAACATGGACACGATCTGCGGACTTCCTGGAGAAGGAATCCGGGAACTTGAGACAACCTTTAAGGCTCTTGGGGAACTGGAGCCTGACAGCATCACGGTCCACGCGCTGGCGATCAAGAGAAGCGCTCCCCTGAATCAAATGAGGGATCAGTTTTCTTGCGGTGCCGATGACGAAATGATCCGGTTTGCACAGCGGGCATGCTTTGATCTGGGAATGGAACCTTATTACATGTACCGGCAGAAAAATATTCCCGGAAATTTTGAAAATACAGGCTTTTCTTTGGAAGAAAAAGAATGCCTTTATAATATACTGATTATGGAGGAACTGCATGATATTATTGCAGCAGGTGCCGGCGCTTCATCTAAGATTGTCGGCGGCAGAAGAAACATCCAGAGGGTGGAAAACCTGAAGGATGTCAGACAGTATACGGAACGGATCGAAGAAATGATTTTACGGAAAGATAAATTACTAAAAAGTATGTGTTAG
- a CDS encoding MBL fold metallo-hydrolase, with product MNENIILIGAGLGQMQTNCYIAGNRQTKEALVFDPGDEGYRVMEMLEKEGLELTAVLLTHGHFDHVMALPYLQEQKPGLPVYLHEDEEDVLREPSLNLTSMFGEPVSMDADHLVKDGQILDLLDTEIHCIHVPGHTKGGVCYYFKEQGWLIAGDTLFRQSIGRTDFPTGDTDALLSGIREKLFVLPDETEVYPGHMNSTTIGLEKRTNPFLMQP from the coding sequence ATGAACGAAAATATTATTTTGATCGGAGCAGGTCTTGGACAGATGCAGACAAACTGTTATATCGCCGGCAACCGCCAGACGAAAGAAGCGCTTGTATTTGATCCGGGAGACGAAGGATACCGGGTGATGGAAATGCTTGAAAAAGAGGGGCTTGAGCTCACGGCAGTCCTTCTGACACACGGACATTTTGACCACGTGATGGCTCTTCCTTATCTGCAGGAGCAAAAGCCGGGGCTGCCGGTTTATCTGCATGAGGATGAGGAAGATGTACTGAGAGAGCCCTCCCTGAATCTGACTTCTATGTTTGGGGAGCCTGTTTCTATGGATGCTGATCATCTCGTAAAAGATGGCCAGATTTTGGATCTTTTAGACACGGAGATACACTGTATTCATGTGCCAGGACATACAAAAGGCGGAGTCTGCTATTATTTCAAAGAACAGGGGTGGCTGATTGCGGGAGATACTCTGTTTCGCCAGAGCATCGGGCGGACAGATTTTCCTACCGGAGATACAGATGCACTGCTGTCAGGCATCCGGGAAAAACTATTCGTTCTGCCGGATGAGACGGAAGTGTATCCGGGACATATGAACAGCACGACCATTGGACTTGAAAAACGGACGAATCCGTTTCTTATGCAGCCATGA
- a CDS encoding RelA/SpoT family protein produces the protein MEQNSKTKINRVKKDISNPKSFTAPDELRQQLMETMKSLYSDEDIEMVSRAYDMAFEAHKDQKRKSGEPYIIHPICVAIILAELELDRETIIAGLLHDVVEDTDVTYEDVVREFGVEVAQLVDGVTKLGQLSYSKDKIEVQAENLRKMFLAMAKDIRVILIKLADRLHNMRTMQFMKPEKQKEKSRETMDIYAPIAHRLGISKIKVELDDLSLRYLKPDVYKELEHSLDSQKVRREAYIKEIVDEVSGHIERSGIKAEIDGRVKHFFSIYKKMVNQNKTLDQIYDLFAVRIKVDTVKDCYAALGVIHEMYKPIPGRFKDYIAMPKQNMYQSLHTTLIGPEGHPFEIQIRTFEMHRIAEYGIAAHWKYKEKSSSVGVNKEEEKLSWLREILEWQQDMDDNKEFLSLLKTNLDLFAEQVYCFTPNGDVKSLANGSTPIDFAYSIHSAVGNTMVGARVNGRQVPFEYHLQNGDRVEVITSQNSKGPSRDWLNIVKSTQAKSKINQWFKTQFKEENIVKGKEMLEKYCRGKRIELSSYLKPEYIKKVQLKYGFKDWESVCAAVGHGGLKEGQVVNKLAEEFNKEQKQKITDEQVLEAAEHVRERRPEEKQKGGIVVKGVDDVAVRFSKCCNPVPGDEIVGFVTRGRGVSIHRTDCVNLLSMSETDRSRLIEAEWQEGSEGSGQTYTTEISIYANNRKGMLADVSKVFLELDIDILTMNVSNSKKGRATLSMSFDINGVAQLNQVIARIRNIEGVVDIERKVG, from the coding sequence ATGGAGCAAAACAGTAAAACAAAAATAAACCGTGTAAAAAAAGATATCAGCAATCCCAAGAGTTTTACGGCTCCCGATGAACTCCGTCAGCAGCTGATGGAGACGATGAAGAGCCTGTACAGCGATGAAGATATAGAGATGGTGAGCAGGGCCTACGATATGGCTTTTGAAGCCCATAAGGACCAGAAGAGGAAGTCCGGGGAACCCTATATTATTCATCCTATTTGTGTCGCCATTATCCTGGCCGAACTGGAACTGGACCGGGAGACGATCATTGCCGGTTTGCTGCACGATGTGGTGGAAGACACAGACGTGACATATGAAGACGTAGTCCGGGAGTTTGGGGTGGAGGTTGCCCAGCTTGTGGACGGTGTCACGAAGTTGGGCCAGTTAAGTTATTCCAAGGACAAGATCGAAGTACAGGCGGAGAATTTACGGAAGATGTTCCTTGCCATGGCCAAGGACATCAGGGTCATACTGATCAAACTGGCAGACCGTCTGCACAACATGCGCACCATGCAGTTTATGAAGCCTGAAAAGCAGAAGGAAAAGTCCAGAGAGACTATGGACATCTATGCGCCTATCGCCCACAGGCTTGGTATTTCCAAGATCAAGGTGGAACTGGACGATTTGTCTTTGAGATATCTGAAGCCGGATGTCTACAAGGAACTGGAACATTCCCTGGACTCCCAGAAGGTACGCAGGGAAGCTTACATCAAAGAGATCGTCGATGAAGTCAGCGGTCATATTGAGCGGAGCGGCATCAAGGCGGAGATCGACGGGCGGGTGAAGCATTTTTTCAGCATTTATAAGAAAATGGTGAATCAGAATAAGACTCTGGATCAGATTTACGATCTGTTTGCGGTGCGGATCAAAGTGGATACGGTCAAGGACTGTTATGCGGCTCTGGGAGTAATTCATGAGATGTATAAGCCTATTCCCGGGAGATTCAAGGACTATATCGCCATGCCAAAACAGAATATGTACCAGTCGCTCCATACGACGCTGATCGGGCCGGAAGGACATCCTTTTGAAATCCAGATCCGGACATTTGAGATGCACAGGATCGCTGAATACGGTATTGCCGCCCATTGGAAGTACAAAGAAAAAAGCAGCAGCGTGGGCGTCAACAAAGAAGAGGAAAAGCTGAGTTGGCTTCGGGAGATCCTCGAGTGGCAGCAGGACATGGACGATAATAAAGAGTTTTTGTCTCTCCTCAAGACGAATCTGGACCTGTTTGCGGAGCAGGTTTACTGTTTTACCCCAAACGGGGATGTAAAGAGTCTTGCCAACGGCTCCACACCGATTGATTTTGCTTACAGTATTCACAGTGCGGTAGGAAATACGATGGTAGGAGCCAGGGTCAACGGCAGGCAGGTGCCGTTTGAATACCATCTCCAGAACGGAGACCGGGTGGAGGTGATTACCTCACAGAACTCCAAGGGCCCCAGCAGGGACTGGTTAAATATCGTGAAATCCACCCAGGCTAAGAGCAAGATCAATCAATGGTTTAAGACTCAGTTTAAAGAAGAAAATATTGTCAAAGGCAAGGAGATGCTTGAGAAGTACTGCAGGGGCAAGAGAATTGAACTGTCAAGCTACTTAAAGCCGGAATACATTAAAAAAGTACAGCTCAAATATGGATTTAAAGACTGGGAGTCTGTGTGCGCAGCCGTGGGACACGGCGGACTGAAAGAGGGCCAGGTTGTCAATAAGCTGGCGGAGGAGTTCAATAAAGAGCAGAAACAGAAGATTACAGATGAACAGGTTTTGGAGGCGGCAGAACATGTCAGGGAACGGCGTCCGGAAGAGAAACAGAAGGGCGGAATCGTTGTCAAAGGGGTGGACGACGTGGCAGTGCGGTTTTCCAAATGCTGCAATCCGGTTCCCGGAGATGAGATCGTCGGATTCGTCACAAGGGGACGGGGAGTATCCATTCACAGGACAGACTGTGTAAACTTATTAAGCATGTCAGAGACCGACCGCTCCCGCCTGATCGAGGCAGAATGGCAGGAAGGATCTGAGGGCTCCGGACAGACCTATACCACGGAAATTTCGATTTATGCAAACAACCGGAAGGGAATGCTTGCAGATGTATCCAAAGTGTTTTTGGAGCTGGACATCGACATTCTGACGATGAATGTTTCAAATTCCAAAAAAGGAAGGGCTACCCTCAGCATGTCCTTTGACATCAACGGAGTTGCCCAGTTAAATCAAGTGATCGCAAGGATACGCAATATTGAAGGTGTGGTAGACATAGAGAGAAAGGTAGGATAG
- a CDS encoding aspartate carbamoyltransferase regulatory subunit — MNIDSIKNGIVLDHITAGKGMDIYYQLGLDKLDCSIAIIQNAKSNKLGKKDIIKISNNFDIDLDVLGYVDPNATVCIIEDGKLKSKHKVGLPEVITNIARCKNPRCITSTEQEIDHTFKLVDRENKVYRCIYCESKLKNN, encoded by the coding sequence ATGAACATAGACAGTATAAAGAACGGAATCGTTTTAGACCATATCACAGCCGGAAAAGGCATGGATATTTACTATCAGCTGGGACTTGACAAACTGGACTGCAGTATCGCGATCATTCAGAATGCCAAGAGCAATAAACTTGGCAAGAAAGACATCATCAAGATTTCCAATAACTTTGATATCGATCTGGATGTGCTGGGATATGTAGACCCCAATGCCACCGTATGCATCATTGAGGACGGAAAGCTGAAATCTAAACATAAGGTCGGGCTTCCGGAGGTCATCACCAACATTGCAAGATGCAAAAATCCGAGGTGCATTACTTCCACAGAGCAGGAGATCGATCATACATTCAAACTTGTGGACAGAGAAAATAAGGTTTACAGATGCATTTACTGTGAATCAAAGTTAAAAAATAATTAA
- the pyrB gene encoding aspartate carbamoyltransferase, which yields MKHLIDPMDLSVDDVDRLLNLADDISSMPEKYREVCRYKKLATLFFEPSTRTRLSFEAAMLELGGSVLGFSSANSSSAAKGESIADTARTVACYADIIAMRHPKEGAPYVASRHVDIPIINAGDGGHNHPTQTLTDLLTIRREKGRLKNLTIGFCGDLKFGRTVHSLIKALSRYEDISFIMISPEELQIPEYLKKDVFEKKNIPFREVRKMEEVMPELDIIYMTRVQRERFFNEADYVRLKDSYILDPEKLKKAKEDLSILHPLPRVNEISVKVDEDPRACYFRQALNGKHVRMALIMDLLGVTA from the coding sequence ATGAAACATTTAATCGATCCGATGGATTTGTCTGTGGATGACGTCGACAGGCTTTTGAATCTTGCGGATGATATTTCTTCCATGCCGGAGAAGTACAGGGAAGTATGCAGATATAAGAAGCTGGCAACACTATTTTTTGAACCAAGTACCAGGACAAGGCTCAGTTTTGAAGCGGCTATGCTGGAGTTAGGAGGCAGTGTACTTGGCTTTTCTTCTGCTAATTCTTCCTCAGCAGCAAAAGGAGAAAGTATCGCCGACACAGCGCGGACTGTGGCCTGCTACGCAGATATCATCGCTATGCGCCATCCGAAGGAGGGAGCTCCGTATGTCGCTTCCAGACATGTGGACATCCCGATCATCAATGCAGGGGACGGAGGACACAACCATCCGACCCAGACACTCACCGACCTTCTGACCATAAGGAGGGAAAAAGGAAGACTTAAAAATCTGACCATCGGATTCTGCGGGGACTTGAAGTTCGGGCGCACCGTGCACTCTCTGATCAAAGCCCTTTCAAGGTATGAGGATATCAGTTTCATCATGATCTCTCCGGAGGAGCTTCAGATACCGGAATATCTGAAAAAAGACGTATTTGAAAAGAAGAATATTCCGTTCCGTGAAGTCAGGAAGATGGAAGAAGTCATGCCGGAACTGGATATCATATATATGACCAGAGTTCAGAGAGAACGATTTTTTAACGAGGCCGATTATGTCCGATTAAAGGACAGCTACATTCTGGACCCTGAGAAGTTAAAGAAGGCAAAAGAAGACCTGTCCATCCTGCACCCGCTGCCGAGAGTCAATGAGATTTCTGTCAAAGTGGACGAGGACCCGAGAGCCTGCTATTTCAGACAGGCACTGAACGGCAAACACGTGAGGATGGCACTGATCATGGATTTATTGGGGGTTACGGCATGA
- a CDS encoding DUF2156 domain-containing protein yields the protein MEFKTPKLEDKKMFDAYFDKINYRSADFSAATLILWKDHYHMTYAITEDMLIIRSKDGEGCTFSYPIGGGDEKKAVEAVMEYCREEGIPFAMHGILKETEEKMKEMFGDIFTVEYDRDLFDYIYERESLATLRGKKLHGKRNHINRFKENHDWSYESLNDENALEALTMLMEWKMANEATKAEDADKHEEICAAKNALMYYKDLDLKGGVLRSDGKIIAFAIGEGTTEDTFVVHFEKAFGEIQGAYPMINQQFILHEAMDYQFINREEDLGEEGLRKAKLSYRPSELLEKGLLKYK from the coding sequence ATGGAATTTAAGACACCGAAATTAGAAGATAAAAAAATGTTTGATGCATATTTTGACAAAATCAATTACCGGAGTGCCGATTTTTCGGCCGCGACACTGATCCTGTGGAAAGATCATTATCACATGACATATGCCATAACAGAGGATATGCTGATCATCCGGTCAAAAGACGGAGAAGGGTGCACGTTCAGCTATCCGATCGGAGGCGGGGATGAGAAGAAAGCCGTGGAGGCCGTCATGGAATACTGCAGGGAAGAAGGAATCCCATTTGCCATGCATGGTATCCTGAAGGAAACAGAAGAAAAGATGAAAGAGATGTTCGGGGATATTTTTACAGTGGAATATGACCGGGATCTTTTTGATTATATTTACGAACGGGAATCTCTGGCAACGCTGAGGGGCAAGAAGCTTCACGGCAAAAGAAATCATATCAACAGGTTTAAGGAAAATCACGACTGGTCTTACGAATCTTTAAATGATGAAAATGCCCTGGAAGCCCTGACCATGCTCATGGAATGGAAGATGGCAAACGAGGCTACCAAAGCAGAAGACGCCGACAAGCATGAAGAGATCTGTGCTGCCAAGAATGCTCTGATGTATTATAAAGACCTTGACTTAAAGGGCGGGGTGCTGAGAAGTGACGGAAAGATTATTGCGTTTGCCATAGGGGAGGGAACAACAGAAGATACCTTTGTTGTTCATTTTGAGAAGGCGTTCGGAGAGATACAGGGAGCCTACCCGATGATCAATCAGCAGTTTATTCTGCACGAAGCCATGGATTATCAGTTTATCAACAGAGAGGAAGATTTGGGGGAAGAAGGACTCCGGAAGGCAAAACTTTCTTACCGTCCTTCGGAACTGCTGGAAAAAGGCCTGCTAAAATATAAGTAA
- a CDS encoding 23S rRNA (pseudouridine(1915)-N(3))-methyltransferase RlmH, giving the protein MMKFYIFILQKNRDTLYVQAMEEYLKRLGKYCTIEVKYVKKEKQLGRIFDKEGKHFLVTSSENSLESTAFAEEISRWMLDGCSNIFFYIGGFSRKHHVSEFSVSSFDMAPELCAAVLLEQIYRGYRIMNCQPYHK; this is encoded by the coding sequence ATGATGAAGTTCTATATTTTTATTTTACAGAAGAACAGGGATACACTGTATGTCCAGGCTATGGAAGAATATTTGAAACGTCTGGGGAAATATTGTACAATAGAAGTCAAGTATGTAAAAAAAGAGAAACAATTGGGAAGAATCTTTGATAAGGAAGGAAAGCATTTTCTGGTCACAAGTTCTGAAAACAGTTTGGAGAGCACTGCATTTGCAGAAGAAATCAGCCGTTGGATGCTAGACGGCTGTTCTAATATCTTTTTTTATATTGGCGGATTCAGCCGGAAGCATCATGTTTCAGAGTTTTCCGTATCTTCTTTTGATATGGCACCTGAATTATGCGCTGCTGTTCTTTTGGAGCAGATTTACCGGGGATACCGAATCATGAACTGCCAGCCTTATCACAAATAA